A genome region from Constrictibacter sp. MBR-5 includes the following:
- a CDS encoding MFS transporter — protein sequence MSRDAEPAGTPDEAAKWPNLALLAAVQVLALALWFSGTAIVPALKAEAALSPFAQSLFTSAVQVGFVAGTLVSAVLGLPDRWDPRALFMWAALVGAAANALILVVPPDGASVVALRFVTGIAMAGVYPVGMKLAAGWAKGDLGLMVGLLVGALTVGSAVPHLFNALGGVDWRLTIGAASLSAGVAALLIRLFRLGPNHRPAPRFDPAAVLEIWRNRGARLATLGYLGHMWELYAVWAWIGVFLAASFAEAAGGATTGTAVWAGLATFAMIGAGSIGGVGGGLIADRIGRTTLTIGAMAVSGACCIAAGLLFGAHPLLLTALCLVWGVTIVGDSAQFSASVAELSDPARVGTMLTLQTCLGFLLTLPTIHMMPGLVEAVGWRWAFAPLAVGPLLGCIAMWRLRRSPDAAKLAGGRG from the coding sequence ATGTCTCGGGATGCGGAACCGGCGGGCACTCCGGACGAGGCGGCCAAGTGGCCGAACCTCGCCCTTCTCGCCGCCGTTCAGGTGCTGGCCCTGGCGCTGTGGTTCTCCGGCACCGCGATCGTCCCCGCCCTGAAGGCCGAGGCGGCGCTGAGCCCGTTCGCCCAGTCGCTGTTCACCAGCGCCGTGCAGGTGGGCTTCGTCGCCGGCACGCTGGTCAGCGCCGTGCTCGGCCTGCCCGACCGCTGGGACCCGCGCGCGCTGTTCATGTGGGCCGCCCTGGTGGGCGCCGCCGCCAACGCGCTGATCCTCGTGGTCCCGCCGGACGGGGCGTCGGTCGTCGCACTGCGCTTCGTCACCGGCATCGCCATGGCCGGCGTCTATCCCGTCGGCATGAAGCTGGCGGCGGGATGGGCGAAGGGCGACCTCGGCCTGATGGTCGGGCTGCTCGTCGGTGCGCTGACCGTGGGATCGGCGGTGCCGCATCTGTTCAACGCGCTCGGCGGCGTCGACTGGCGCCTGACGATCGGTGCGGCGTCCCTGTCGGCCGGTGTCGCGGCGCTGCTGATCCGCCTGTTCCGCCTCGGCCCGAACCACCGGCCGGCGCCGCGCTTCGACCCGGCGGCCGTGCTGGAGATCTGGCGCAACCGCGGCGCGCGCCTCGCCACCCTGGGCTATCTCGGCCACATGTGGGAGCTCTACGCCGTCTGGGCCTGGATCGGCGTCTTCCTGGCGGCGAGCTTCGCCGAGGCGGCCGGCGGCGCCACGACCGGCACCGCCGTATGGGCCGGCCTCGCCACCTTCGCCATGATCGGCGCCGGCAGCATCGGCGGCGTCGGCGGCGGGCTGATCGCCGACCGGATCGGGCGCACGACGCTCACCATCGGCGCGATGGCGGTCAGCGGCGCCTGCTGCATCGCCGCCGGGCTGCTGTTCGGCGCGCATCCGCTGCTGCTGACCGCGCTCTGCCTCGTCTGGGGTGTGACCATCGTCGGCGATTCCGCGCAGTTCTCGGCGAGCGTCGCCGAACTGTCCGACCCGGCGCGGGTGGGCACGATGCTGACGCTGCAGACCTGCCTGGGCTTCCTGCTGACCCTGCCGACGATCCACATGATGCCGGGCCTGGTCGAGGCCGTCGGCTGGCGCTGGGCCTTCGCGCCGCTCGCCGTCGGGCCGCTGCTCGGCTGCATCGCGATGTGGCGGCTGCGGCGCAGCCCCGACGCGGCGAAGCTGGCGGGCGGCCGGGGATAG
- a CDS encoding flavodoxin family protein gives MKAIALNATLKSSDKPSSTERLLGDVLAEMRQLGVTGEIVRLADLNIKPGVTSDEGEGDEWPALRRRILDADILVMGTPIWLGQPSSVCKRALERMDAFLGETDDRERMPSFGRVATVAVVGNEDGAHHVTAELYQALSDVGFTIPANGVTYWVGEAMGSVDYKDLGAPPESVAAATKMLAINAVHLARLLKQTPYPGKG, from the coding sequence ATGAAAGCCATCGCTCTGAACGCGACGCTGAAATCGTCGGACAAGCCGTCCTCGACCGAGCGGCTGCTCGGCGACGTGCTGGCCGAGATGCGCCAGCTCGGCGTGACGGGGGAGATCGTCCGGCTGGCCGACCTGAACATCAAGCCGGGCGTCACCTCGGACGAAGGCGAAGGGGACGAATGGCCGGCGCTGCGCAGGCGGATCCTGGATGCCGACATCCTGGTGATGGGCACGCCGATCTGGCTCGGCCAGCCGTCGAGCGTCTGCAAGCGGGCGCTGGAGCGCATGGACGCCTTCCTTGGCGAGACCGACGACAGGGAGCGCATGCCGTCCTTCGGCCGCGTCGCGACCGTCGCCGTGGTCGGCAACGAGGACGGCGCGCACCATGTGACCGCGGAGCTCTACCAGGCTCTGTCCGACGTCGGCTTCACGATCCCCGCCAACGGCGTGACCTACTGGGTCGGCGAGGCGATGGGATCGGTCGACTACAAGGACCTCGGTGCGCCGCCGGAGAGCGTCGCCGCGGCGACGAAGATGCTGGCGATCAACGCGGTGCACCTGGCGCGGCTGCTGAAGCAGACTCCGTATCCCGGGAAAGGCTGA
- a CDS encoding 3-methyl-2-oxobutanoate dehydrogenase (2-methylpropanoyl-transferring) subunit alpha, with protein sequence MSEYSPLSLKVPEPEVRPGGKPDFSGVAIPRAGSVRRPAVDVAPRDIRDLGYTIIRVLNRDGEAVGPWAGGLSDEAALQGLRDMMKVRAFDARMLMAQRQGKTSFYMQCLGEEAIACAFQHALSPGDMNFPTYRQQGLLVAGGYPLVDMMCQIYSNERDPLHGRQLPVMYSSKAHGFFSISGNLGTQYIQAVGWAMASAIKGDTRIAAGWIGDGSTAESDFHAALVFASTYKAPVVLNIVNNQWAISTFQGIAKGGSGTFAARGHGFGIPSLRVDGNDYLAVHAVAQWAIERARRNLGPTLVEYVTYRAAAHSTSDDPSAYRPKEESDAWPLGDPIERLKNHLVVRGVWSDQRHAQYAAEVEAEVIAAQKEAERHGTLHSGGKPSARDMFEGVYKEMPPHLRRQRQQAGV encoded by the coding sequence ATGAGCGAGTATTCACCCCTCAGCCTGAAGGTGCCGGAGCCGGAGGTGCGGCCGGGCGGCAAGCCCGACTTCAGCGGCGTCGCCATCCCGCGCGCCGGTTCGGTGCGGCGGCCGGCGGTCGACGTGGCGCCCAGGGACATCCGCGACCTGGGCTACACCATCATCCGCGTGCTCAACCGCGACGGCGAGGCGGTTGGGCCATGGGCCGGCGGGCTCTCGGACGAGGCGGCGCTGCAGGGGCTGCGCGACATGATGAAGGTGCGCGCCTTCGACGCGCGCATGCTGATGGCGCAGCGCCAGGGCAAGACGTCCTTCTACATGCAGTGCCTGGGCGAGGAGGCCATCGCCTGCGCCTTCCAGCACGCGCTGTCGCCGGGCGACATGAACTTCCCGACCTATCGCCAGCAGGGGCTGCTGGTCGCCGGCGGCTACCCGCTGGTCGACATGATGTGCCAGATCTACTCGAACGAGCGCGACCCGCTGCACGGCCGGCAGCTGCCGGTCATGTACTCGTCGAAGGCGCACGGATTCTTCTCGATCTCCGGCAATCTCGGCACCCAGTACATCCAGGCTGTGGGCTGGGCGATGGCGTCGGCGATCAAGGGCGACACGCGCATCGCCGCCGGCTGGATCGGCGACGGCTCGACGGCGGAGTCCGACTTTCACGCCGCGCTGGTGTTCGCCTCGACCTACAAGGCGCCGGTGGTGCTCAACATCGTCAACAACCAGTGGGCGATCTCGACCTTTCAGGGCATCGCCAAGGGCGGCTCCGGCACCTTCGCCGCGCGCGGCCACGGCTTCGGCATCCCGTCGCTGCGGGTCGACGGCAACGACTATCTCGCCGTGCATGCCGTGGCGCAGTGGGCGATCGAGCGGGCGCGGCGCAACCTGGGGCCGACGCTGGTCGAGTACGTGACCTACCGCGCGGCGGCGCATTCGACCTCCGACGATCCCTCGGCCTACCGGCCGAAGGAGGAGTCCGACGCCTGGCCGCTGGGCGATCCGATCGAGCGGCTGAAGAACCACCTGGTCGTGCGCGGCGTCTGGTCCGACCAGCGGCACGCCCAGTATGCCGCCGAGGTCGAGGCCGAGGTGATCGCCGCCCAGAAGGAGGCCGAGCGCCACGGCACGCTCCACTCCGGCGGCAAGCCGTCGGCGCGCGACATGTTCGAGGGCGTCTACAAGGAGATGCCGCCGCACCTGCGGCGCCAGCGGCAGCAGGCCGGGGTCTGA
- a CDS encoding alpha-ketoacid dehydrogenase subunit beta: protein MPRMTMIEAIRDAMHVSMEADPNVVVFGEDVGYFGGVFRCTQGLQQRFGAARCFDTPINESGIIGAAIGMAAYGLRPCVEIQFADYVYPGYDQIVSEAARLRYRSNGDFTAPLTIRMPTGGGIFGGQTHSQSPEALFTHVAGIKTVVPSNPYDAKGLLIAAIEDDDPVIFLEPKRLYNGPFDGHHERPVTPWAKHPLGEVPEGRYTVPLGKAAVRRPGAAVTVLAYGTMVFVAEAVAETGIDAEIIDLRTLVPLDLDIIVASVNKTGRCVVVHEATLTSGFGAELCALVQEHCFYALERPVVRVAGWDTPYPHAQEWDYFPGPKRVAEGLRLALED, encoded by the coding sequence ATGCCGCGCATGACGATGATCGAGGCGATCCGCGACGCGATGCACGTGTCGATGGAGGCCGATCCGAACGTGGTCGTGTTCGGCGAGGACGTGGGCTATTTCGGCGGCGTCTTCCGCTGCACCCAGGGACTGCAGCAGCGGTTCGGCGCCGCGCGCTGCTTCGACACGCCGATCAACGAGAGCGGCATCATCGGTGCCGCCATCGGCATGGCGGCGTACGGGCTGAGGCCGTGCGTCGAGATCCAGTTCGCCGACTATGTCTATCCCGGCTACGACCAGATCGTCTCCGAGGCGGCGCGCCTGCGCTATCGCTCGAACGGCGACTTCACGGCGCCGCTGACCATCCGGATGCCGACCGGCGGCGGCATCTTCGGCGGCCAGACCCACAGCCAGAGCCCGGAGGCGCTGTTCACCCACGTCGCCGGCATCAAGACGGTCGTGCCGTCCAATCCCTACGACGCGAAGGGCCTGCTGATCGCCGCGATCGAGGACGACGATCCGGTGATCTTCCTGGAGCCGAAGCGCCTCTACAACGGGCCGTTCGACGGCCATCACGAGCGGCCGGTGACGCCCTGGGCGAAGCATCCGCTGGGCGAGGTGCCGGAGGGCCGCTACACGGTGCCGCTCGGCAAGGCGGCGGTGCGCCGGCCGGGCGCGGCGGTGACGGTGCTCGCCTACGGCACGATGGTCTTCGTCGCCGAGGCGGTGGCCGAGACCGGCATCGACGCCGAGATCATCGACCTGCGCACCCTCGTGCCGCTCGACCTCGACATCATCGTCGCGTCCGTGAACAAGACCGGGCGCTGCGTCGTCGTGCACGAGGCGACGCTGACCTCCGGCTTCGGCGCCGAACTCTGCGCGCTGGTGCAGGAGCACTGCTTCTATGCGCTGGAGCGGCCGGTCGTCCGGGTGGCCGGCTGGGACACGCCCTATCCGCACGCCCAGGAGTGGGACTATTTCCCCGGTCCGAAGCGGGTGGCCGAAGGGCTGCGCCTGGCGCTGGAGGACTGA
- a CDS encoding dihydrolipoamide acetyltransferase family protein produces the protein MGERIVKLPDVGEGVAEAELVEWGVAVGDMVREDAVLASVMTDKATVEIPSPADGKVVWLAGEIGEKLAVGSPLVRIEVAGEGDAPEAEVEEGDSKTAAAEPGAPEKPGPSRRPSGPPQDEVFPPQEQIRSRPRAEEAAPAAVSKREAGPARRTGGRPLASPAVRQRARDAGIDLRQVQGSGPAGRIGHGDLDAFLEAGPEAAVAPGLRPDHSVREVKIVGLRRRIAERMAVAKSRILHITYVEEVDVTALEELRDRLNASRGDRGPKLTVLPFLMRAMVRAIGEQPMVNAHFDDEAGIVHQYGGVHVGVATQTPRGLVVPVVRHAEARDLWGCAAEIARLAEAARAGTASGEELAGSTITITSLGALGGLVTTPIINRPEVAIVGVNKIQVRPMWDGHAFQPRKMMNLSSGFDHRVVDGWDAAVFVQRVKALLETPAMIFV, from the coding sequence ATGGGCGAGCGCATCGTCAAGCTTCCGGACGTCGGCGAAGGCGTCGCCGAGGCGGAACTGGTGGAATGGGGCGTGGCGGTCGGCGACATGGTGCGCGAGGACGCCGTCCTCGCCAGCGTCATGACCGACAAGGCGACAGTGGAGATCCCCTCGCCGGCCGACGGCAAGGTGGTCTGGCTGGCCGGCGAGATTGGCGAGAAGCTGGCGGTGGGATCGCCGCTGGTGCGGATCGAGGTGGCGGGAGAGGGTGACGCGCCTGAGGCCGAGGTCGAGGAAGGGGATTCGAAGACAGCCGCCGCCGAGCCCGGCGCGCCGGAAAAGCCCGGCCCTTCGAGACGGCCGTCCGGGCCTCCTCAGGACGAGGTTTTTCCACCCCAAGAACAGATCAGGAGTCGGCCCCGTGCTGAGGAGGCCGCGCCAGCGGCCGTCTCGAAGCGCGAGGCCGGCCCCGCACGCCGCACGGGCGGGCGGCCGCTGGCGTCCCCCGCGGTGCGCCAGCGGGCGCGTGACGCCGGCATCGACCTGCGCCAGGTCCAGGGCAGCGGCCCGGCCGGCCGGATCGGCCACGGCGACCTCGACGCCTTCCTGGAAGCCGGACCGGAGGCGGCCGTAGCGCCGGGCCTGCGACCGGACCATTCGGTGCGCGAGGTGAAGATCGTCGGGCTGCGCCGGCGCATCGCCGAGCGGATGGCGGTGGCCAAGAGCCGCATCCTGCACATCACCTATGTCGAGGAGGTCGACGTCACGGCGCTGGAGGAACTGCGCGACCGCCTCAACGCATCGCGCGGCGATCGCGGACCGAAGCTGACCGTGCTGCCCTTCCTGATGCGCGCCATGGTCCGGGCGATCGGCGAGCAGCCGATGGTGAACGCGCATTTCGACGACGAGGCCGGCATCGTCCACCAGTATGGCGGCGTCCATGTCGGCGTCGCGACCCAGACGCCGCGCGGCCTCGTGGTGCCGGTGGTGCGCCATGCCGAGGCACGCGACCTGTGGGGCTGCGCCGCCGAGATCGCGCGCCTCGCCGAGGCGGCCCGCGCCGGGACGGCGTCGGGAGAGGAGCTGGCGGGCTCGACCATCACGATCACCTCGCTGGGGGCGCTCGGCGGGTTGGTGACGACCCCGATCATCAACCGTCCCGAGGTCGCCATCGTCGGCGTGAACAAGATCCAGGTGCGGCCGATGTGGGACGGGCATGCCTTCCAGCCGCGCAAGATGATGAACCTGTCCTCGGGCTTCGATCATCGCGTGGTCGACGGCTGGGACGCCGCGGTCTTCGTCCAGCGCGTGAAGGCGCTGCTCGAGACGCCGGCGATGATCTTCGTGTGA
- the lpdA gene encoding dihydrolipoyl dehydrogenase — MKDIICTVLVIGAGPGGYVAAIRAGQRGLDTVLVEAAKPGGTCLNVGCIPSKALIHAADEFHRIGQIAAGRRTPGIGVAAPTFDLAAHRDWRGGVVNRLTNGVAGLLKRAGVKTVEGRARFRDGKTVAVETGLGTQTVRAEHVIIATGSEPVALPSLPFGGRVVSSTEALALDDLPGRLVVVGAGYIGLEIGTAYAKLGAEVTVVEAADRILPAYDAELTAPVAARLRALGVAVHLGAKARGMAGGEAGGEALLVETADGTELRLPADRVLVAAGRRPRTEGWGREELVLDMDGPFVAIDDRCRTSMRGVYAVGDVTGEPMLAHRAMAQGEMVAELIAGTKRAWDKVAVPAICFTDPEIVTAGLSPDAARAAGIEIRTGLFPFQANGRAMTMEAEEGFVRVVARADDHVVLGISAVGSGVSELSASFALALEMGCRLEDVAATIHAHPTLGEAIPEAALKALGHPLHV, encoded by the coding sequence ATGAAGGACATCATCTGCACCGTCCTGGTGATCGGCGCCGGCCCTGGCGGCTATGTCGCCGCGATCCGTGCCGGTCAGCGCGGCCTCGACACCGTCCTGGTCGAAGCGGCGAAGCCCGGCGGGACCTGCCTCAACGTCGGTTGCATCCCGTCGAAGGCGCTGATCCACGCCGCCGACGAATTCCACCGCATCGGACAGATCGCCGCCGGCCGTCGTACGCCCGGCATCGGCGTGGCCGCGCCGACCTTCGACCTGGCGGCGCACCGCGACTGGCGCGGCGGCGTGGTGAACCGGCTGACCAACGGCGTCGCCGGCCTTTTGAAGCGGGCGGGGGTGAAGACCGTCGAGGGCCGGGCGCGCTTCCGCGACGGCAAGACGGTGGCGGTCGAGACCGGCCTGGGGACCCAGACCGTCCGGGCCGAGCACGTGATCATCGCGACCGGCTCCGAGCCGGTGGCGCTGCCGTCGCTGCCCTTCGGCGGCCGCGTCGTCTCGTCCACCGAGGCGCTCGCCCTCGACGACCTGCCGGGGCGGCTCGTCGTCGTCGGGGCCGGCTATATCGGCCTGGAGATCGGGACCGCCTACGCCAAGCTCGGTGCCGAGGTCACCGTCGTCGAGGCGGCGGATCGCATCCTGCCGGCCTACGACGCCGAGCTGACCGCCCCGGTCGCCGCGCGGCTGCGCGCACTGGGCGTCGCCGTCCATCTGGGCGCGAAGGCGCGCGGCATGGCGGGTGGGGAGGCGGGCGGAGAGGCGCTCCTGGTCGAGACGGCCGACGGCACGGAGCTGCGCCTGCCGGCCGACCGGGTGCTGGTTGCCGCCGGCCGCCGGCCGCGCACCGAAGGCTGGGGCCGCGAGGAACTGGTGCTCGACATGGACGGCCCGTTCGTCGCGATCGACGACCGCTGCCGCACCTCGATGCGCGGCGTCTACGCCGTCGGCGACGTGACCGGCGAGCCGATGCTGGCGCACCGGGCGATGGCGCAGGGCGAGATGGTGGCCGAACTCATCGCCGGCACGAAGCGCGCCTGGGACAAGGTCGCCGTCCCCGCCATCTGCTTCACCGACCCCGAGATCGTCACCGCCGGCCTGTCGCCCGATGCGGCGCGCGCCGCCGGCATCGAGATCCGCACCGGCCTCTTCCCGTTCCAGGCGAACGGGCGTGCCATGACGATGGAAGCGGAGGAAGGCTTCGTCCGCGTCGTCGCGCGCGCCGACGACCATGTCGTGCTCGGGATCTCGGCGGTGGGATCGGGCGTGTCGGAACTGTCGGCGTCCTTCGCGCTGGCGCTGGAGATGGGCTGCCGGCTGGAGGACGTGGCCGCGACGATCCATGCCCATCCGACCCTGGGTGAAGCGATCCCCGAAGCCGCCCTGAAGGCGCTCGGCCATCCGCTGCACGTCTGA
- a CDS encoding exodeoxyribonuclease III, producing MKIATFNINNVVRRLPNLLDWLEEARPDAVCLQELKAEDGRFPAAALERAGYGAVWCGQRTWNGVAILARGAEPVPTRHDLPGDPADAQARYIEAAVNGVLIASLYLPNGNPQPGPKFDYKLAWFERLIAHAAELIAADVPAVLAGDYNVVPTDRDIYPTTSWADDALLQPEPRAAFRRLLDQGWTDALRALHPDAPLYTFWDYKRNRWPRDAGLRLDHLLLSPLLAPRLTAAGVDRHVRGADGASDHAPAWIVIADT from the coding sequence ATGAAGATCGCCACCTTCAACATCAACAACGTCGTGCGCCGCCTGCCCAACCTGCTCGACTGGCTGGAGGAGGCGCGGCCGGATGCGGTCTGCCTGCAGGAACTGAAGGCGGAGGACGGGCGCTTTCCGGCGGCGGCGCTGGAGCGGGCCGGCTACGGCGCGGTGTGGTGCGGACAGCGGACCTGGAACGGCGTCGCGATCCTGGCGCGCGGTGCCGAGCCGGTGCCGACCCGGCACGACCTGCCGGGCGATCCCGCGGATGCCCAGGCGCGCTACATCGAGGCGGCGGTGAACGGCGTGCTGATCGCGTCGCTCTACCTGCCGAACGGCAACCCGCAGCCGGGCCCGAAGTTCGACTACAAGCTCGCCTGGTTCGAGCGGCTGATCGCCCATGCGGCGGAGCTGATCGCCGCCGACGTGCCGGCGGTGCTGGCCGGCGACTACAACGTCGTGCCGACCGACCGCGACATCTATCCGACGACATCCTGGGCCGACGACGCTCTGCTTCAGCCCGAACCCCGCGCCGCGTTCCGCCGGCTGCTCGACCAGGGCTGGACGGATGCGCTGCGCGCGCTGCACCCCGACGCGCCGCTCTACACCTTCTGGGACTATAAGCGGAACCGCTGGCCGCGCGACGCCGGGCTGCGCCTCGACCACCTGCTGCTGAGCCCGCTGCTGGCGCCGCGGCTTACGGCCGCCGGCGTCGACCGCCATGTCCGCGGGGCGGACGGCGCCAGCGATCATGCCCCGGCGTGGATTGTGATCGCCGATACCTGA
- the aqpZ gene encoding aquaporin Z, with product MTKDTQRRVTAEFIGTFWLTFGGCGAAVLAAAFPDLGIGFVGVSLAFGLTVLTMAYAVGHISGGHFNPAVTIGLWSAGRCANHHVGPYLAAQVLGAVVAAGLLYLIASGQAGWVPGGFASNGYGDLSPGKYSLAACFTAEVVLTFFFVFIIIGTTSKGAAVGFAGIPIGFALVLIHLISIPITNTSVNPARSTGPALFAGAEYVGQLWLFWAAPLLGAAMGGILGRWMYEPADVVETEVVETPQAPQT from the coding sequence ATGACCAAGGATACGCAGCGCAGGGTGACGGCGGAGTTCATCGGGACGTTCTGGCTCACCTTCGGCGGATGCGGCGCCGCCGTGCTGGCCGCCGCCTTTCCGGACCTCGGCATCGGCTTCGTCGGCGTGTCGCTCGCCTTCGGGCTCACTGTCCTCACCATGGCCTATGCGGTCGGCCACATCTCCGGCGGCCACTTCAATCCCGCCGTCACGATCGGCCTGTGGTCGGCGGGGCGCTGCGCCAATCACCACGTCGGCCCGTACCTGGCGGCACAGGTGCTGGGTGCCGTCGTGGCGGCCGGGCTGCTGTACCTGATCGCGTCGGGACAGGCGGGATGGGTGCCGGGCGGCTTCGCGTCCAACGGCTATGGCGACCTCAGTCCCGGCAAGTACAGCCTCGCCGCCTGCTTCACGGCCGAGGTGGTGCTGACCTTCTTCTTCGTCTTCATCATCATCGGCACGACGTCGAAGGGTGCCGCCGTCGGCTTCGCCGGCATCCCGATCGGCTTCGCGCTGGTGCTGATCCACCTGATCTCGATTCCGATCACCAACACCTCGGTCAATCCGGCGCGCAGCACCGGACCGGCGCTGTTCGCTGGGGCGGAGTATGTCGGCCAGCTCTGGCTGTTCTGGGCGGCCCCGCTGCTCGGTGCGGCGATGGGCGGCATCCTCGGCCGCTGGATGTACGAGCCGGCCGACGTGGTGGAGACGGAGGTCGTGGAGACACCCCAGGCGCCGCAGACCTGA
- a CDS encoding LysR substrate-binding domain-containing protein: MDLRQLRTFLHVAELGSLSKAAERLRVAQPALGRQMKLLEEELGVALFARHGRGMVPTAAGRILADRASAILRLVADTRAELIAERDAVKGTVSLGVPPTVGEVLAGRLVERFVKQHPAVTVRIVPAFSGYLHDLLQRGEVDLAVMYETPVTPQIRVEPLIVEELFLVGARGAGLAMERPVPFAGLADRALILPGPRQGLRRLVEGEARRAGIALRVAVEADALQTLKDLVLRGLGFTVLPFAVIHAELQAGSLCAAPIARPALTRRLVLARSLVTPASNAVRCFTDTLKAEATDMVRDGVWQGELLLR, translated from the coding sequence ATGGACCTCCGCCAGCTCAGGACCTTCCTGCACGTCGCCGAACTCGGCAGCCTCAGCAAGGCGGCGGAGCGGCTGCGCGTCGCCCAGCCGGCGCTCGGCCGGCAGATGAAGCTGCTGGAGGAGGAACTGGGCGTCGCCCTGTTCGCGCGGCACGGGCGCGGCATGGTGCCGACCGCGGCGGGCCGCATCCTGGCCGACCGCGCATCGGCGATCCTGCGGCTGGTGGCGGACACCCGCGCCGAACTGATCGCCGAGCGCGACGCGGTGAAGGGCACGGTCAGCCTGGGCGTCCCGCCCACCGTCGGCGAGGTGCTGGCGGGGCGGCTCGTCGAGCGCTTCGTGAAGCAGCATCCGGCCGTCACCGTGCGGATCGTCCCGGCGTTCAGCGGCTACCTGCACGACCTGCTGCAGCGCGGCGAGGTCGACCTCGCCGTGATGTACGAGACGCCGGTCACGCCGCAGATCCGCGTCGAGCCGCTGATCGTCGAGGAGCTGTTCCTGGTGGGGGCGCGCGGCGCCGGCCTCGCGATGGAGCGGCCGGTGCCGTTCGCCGGCCTCGCCGACCGCGCCCTGATCCTGCCGGGGCCGCGCCAGGGCCTGCGGCGGCTGGTCGAGGGCGAGGCGCGGCGTGCGGGCATCGCACTCCGCGTCGCGGTCGAGGCCGACGCGCTGCAGACGCTGAAGGACCTGGTGCTGCGCGGCCTGGGCTTCACCGTCCTGCCCTTCGCCGTCATCCACGCCGAACTGCAGGCCGGATCGCTCTGCGCCGCGCCGATCGCCCGGCCCGCGCTGACGCGCCGGCTGGTGCTGGCGCGCTCGCTGGTGACGCCGGCATCGAACGCCGTGCGCTGCTTCACCGACACGCTCAAGGCCGAGGCCACGGACATGGTCCGCGACGGCGTCTGGCAGGGCGAACTGCTGCTGCGCTGA
- a CDS encoding phosphonopyruvate decarboxylase, translated as MLFRDGGTFRYLMASRPAIGAGGRDKGEGTTRMTETEDTIRDWRHEVLPILKSFDVKHVVYVPDAGHAVAIRAAEQDNDLVTLALTTEEEGIGYLAGCWLGGERGALLMQSSGVGNCINTLALQTMTRFPLLMLVTMRGDWAEFNPWQNPMGQATEASLKLMGVRTWRADRGEDVGPLLRGAATMAFNGDEACALLLGQRLIGEKKWVK; from the coding sequence ATGCTTTTCCGCGATGGCGGCACTTTCCGCTATCTCATGGCCAGTCGGCCGGCCATCGGTGCCGGCGGCCGCGACAAAGGCGAGGGGACGACGCGCATGACGGAGACCGAGGACACCATCCGGGACTGGCGGCACGAGGTGCTGCCGATCCTGAAGAGCTTCGACGTGAAGCACGTCGTCTACGTGCCCGATGCGGGCCATGCCGTCGCGATCCGCGCGGCCGAGCAGGACAACGACCTGGTCACGCTGGCGCTGACGACCGAGGAGGAGGGCATCGGCTACCTCGCCGGCTGCTGGCTCGGCGGCGAGCGCGGCGCGCTGCTGATGCAGTCGAGCGGTGTCGGCAACTGCATCAACACGCTGGCGCTGCAGACGATGACGCGCTTTCCGCTGCTGATGCTGGTGACGATGCGCGGCGACTGGGCCGAGTTCAACCCGTGGCAGAACCCGATGGGCCAGGCGACCGAGGCGTCGCTGAAGCTGATGGGCGTGCGCACCTGGCGCGCCGACAGGGGCGAGGACGTCGGCCCGCTGCTGCGCGGTGCGGCCACCATGGCCTTCAACGGCGACGAGGCGTGCGCGCTGCTGCTGGGGCAGCGCCTGATCGGCGAAAAGAAGTGGGTGAAGTGA
- a CDS encoding thiamine pyrophosphate-dependent enzyme: MNQGTLDRRAAVATLLKDRGDLLVVTGLGSPSYDCFAAGDDPLNYYLWAAMGSACTVGFGLAMTQRERPVLVVTGDGEMLMGLGAIASIAQKRPPNLTIAVIDNGHYGETGMQLSHSGRGIELSRIAGACDFPWSGAITDMAGVEALRGRIHAKSGTAFATIKVGSDELPRALPSRDGVAIKNRFRAALGLQTI, translated from the coding sequence ATGAACCAGGGAACCCTCGACCGCCGCGCCGCCGTCGCGACCCTGCTCAAGGACCGCGGCGACCTTCTGGTGGTGACCGGCCTCGGCTCGCCGTCCTACGACTGCTTCGCCGCCGGCGACGATCCGCTGAACTACTATCTCTGGGCGGCGATGGGCAGCGCCTGCACCGTGGGCTTCGGCCTCGCCATGACCCAGCGCGAGCGGCCGGTGCTGGTGGTCACCGGCGACGGCGAGATGCTGATGGGCCTGGGCGCCATCGCCAGCATCGCGCAGAAGCGGCCGCCGAACCTGACCATCGCGGTCATCGACAACGGCCATTACGGCGAGACCGGCATGCAGCTCAGCCATTCCGGCCGCGGCATCGAGCTCAGCCGCATCGCCGGCGCCTGCGACTTCCCGTGGAGCGGGGCGATCACCGACATGGCCGGCGTCGAGGCCCTGCGCGGCCGCATCCACGCGAAGAGCGGGACGGCGTTCGCGACCATCAAGGTGGGATCGGACGAACTGCCGCGTGCCCTCCCGTCCCGCGACGGCGTGGCGATCAAGAACCGCTTCCGCGCCGCACTGGGTCTGCAGACGATCTGA